Within the Gracilinema caldarium DSM 7334 genome, the region GTACCCTATTATAATTCGCTGTGTATTTTTAATAGCTGATCAGTAGCATATACACCTGCAAAACCAGGATTGGCATAGGCTTCTTCTCGAGCTTTTGCAAGAGCCAAATTTCGATCTTTATTTTCTTCTAAAGAATTTAAATAAGACCCTATTTTGAAAAATTCTTCTTCCTTTAAAGGGTGAGCTATGGCCCGAAGGGTGCGGAAGGTCCATGGCTCCAAATCTACATCGGCAGCGTCATAGGGACGTAAATCGAAATTAAAATCCGCATAAACAACTGGTCTACCAAAAAGAAAAAGATAGTCAAAAATAACACCAGAAAAATCTGAAATAAGAATATCAGCACGGGAAAGAACGTATATATTTTCCCTGTCTTCATTCCATTCAACTGATGAATAATGGGCCAACTCCTTTTTCAGCTTATTAATAGTCGGTAGTTCAGATATAAAGCTTTGCGGATGGGGTCGTATAATTACGTGGTATCCAGATTCAGCTAAAGGACGTAATAACTTCATACCAAAACGTCTTAGCATACCATTTTCACCCCAAGAGGGTGCTACTAGAACTGTTTTAGTAGTCGTCTCTAGAGGCGGACTTGCAACAATAGATTTCGCAATTAATGCCAATTCATCTAAATAGGTACAGCCCACAACTTCAAGACGTTTAGGCTTTGTACCCCTTAAGCGTTCAAGGGTTCTTAAGTCTTTAATTTGATATGGACCTGTAAGAAACACTGAATCATAATAATCTAAACCAAAAAGGCGATAAAGGGTAGCATCTGTCACGGCATGAAGGATATGTATATAGTGCTTAACACCAGGGGAACGTTTAAATTGTAATACATCCAAGCCAGGAGTTGTGGTTATGCATATATCGGCCTCAAGAAAATTAAGGGTATGATAGGCTTTATTCCCTTCACCAATAAATCGTACTTGTATATAGTTAGATTGGAATTGTAATCCAGGATCAGCCAGATCGGAAGTAAAGTAGGAACATGTAATACCACGGCGATGGAACTCTTCTACAATTGGTTTAAATACATTCCAATAACGCCCACCTTCAGAATAAAAAACAAAGGTTGGTTTTTCTCCAATAATTGCTTTATTTGTACGAATAGAAAGATTTTTTAATCGTAATAAGCAATTTTTTAAAAAGAAATACAGTGTAACCGCTAAACCAGTTAGAAAAGAAAAAAGCATACTCCCAGTACCTGGATCTATATATCCAAAGACCGGTGAAATGACCAATAAAAACAACACACATAGATAAGTCAGACGTATCATTTCTCTATATTCCCCCAAGAACGAGCACTATAGATATCACCGCCAAGGTAAGCACGGGATGATGTTAAGGTAAAACCAATTGGTCCATGGCGGTTCTGACTACCTGGGGCTTCATATATTCGTAAAGGTTCATGAGTATAACGGTGTAGATTATTACCTGTGAAAGGATTTTTCGAATCAATTGGGTCTATTTTTGATAATATAAAAGGAACTTCTGCAATAGTCATAAACTCATCACTCATTCGTAATGTTCCCCGAGCACCTCGCTCCTTCACTAAAAATAGGGGGTTGTATCGCTCTAGAGAAGGAATTTCAAATAACGTATTATGAAATCGACCTCCGTGATCTGCCACAATAATTATCAAAGAGTTATCATAGACGCCCTCTGCTTTAAGGTACCGAATCCAGTTTCCTAGAGCTCGTATTGAAGCAAGAAATGCATAGGCGTATGCAGCATCTCCCTGAGAACCAAAACGCTCGAGATCAGCTTTTCCATAAAGAACAGGATCCCGTGAAGGCATATAATCTGTGGTAAATGCGCCATATTCATGTGTAGATTCATTCATGAAAATATTTAAAGAAGGAGGACCATTATCTATGGCACATAGATCTTTTAGATAATATAAATTGGGAAAAACTGCCAAAGATCTTTCAAAGCTATTAGATCTTCCATCTCTCCACCAGCCACCATTATAGTAGATCATGTAACGTAAAGCCGGCGGAACAACACGGAACAATGAAAAACGGAATAATATATCATAATCAAAAGTCTCAGTGATCGGTTCAGGTGGATATGCATGTTCCTCTAAAAACCGTTTTGCATAAAGCCCCTTTATATTACGAGCAGTAACATTAGGGATCCCATTAAAAATCGATATATCTGGTACCCATTTAAGACCAGCGAGGCTCGGATCGGTTATAGCAACACGCCACCCCAAATCACTGTACAACCGCGGTAATAAAGTTAATGATTCATTAATCTTGTCTACCAGAGGTTTCTCTGTTCGTTTATTTATATTCCAAGGGGTATAATCGTATCCACCAAAAATCGAAGGCACACCAAGGATCGTACAATCTCCAAAGGAAATAGTCTTAGGATACCAAACAAAGCCCTCAAATTCAGAGATGGTATCTGGTAATAATGCAAGTGCATGATTAAAAGCAACTCCTATCGCCCGATCGAGGAAAATGATAAAGGTATTATTTTTATCACGAGCAATATGGAATATAGTCTCCTGATTCGTTTTTATCGATGATGTTGTTTGGGAAACCTCATGTAAATCTTGATTCATCGCAAATAATTCAACTGAAGTACTGAGCAAAACTGCTATTGAGGCTGCACCCAAAAAAATCTTAAAGAAACGGAGTTTTTTATAATTTAACAGAAAAATGCATAAGACGATTGTGATAACAACAGCAAGAATGGTAACCCAAAGTGGAAAGTTTGTTTTAAGCAAATGAGGATTATCAAATACAAAACCCCTTGTCATAGTTCCATAATTACCACTCAATATAAAGAACGAAATTAAAGCTAAAATGGCAGAAAAAGCGGAAAGGACCGAAAGAACTCGTTTATGTCTTGAATCTGAAAAAGACCATATAAAACCAGGTAAAAGGATACATGCAGAAAAGCCTTGTAAAGCAGTCCTCAGTATAAACGACCAGGGGTTCTCAAACTCAGTAGGTGAGGAAGCTATTGTTTGAGCAGGAATAAAAAGACCTATTAAAACAAAAAGGATAAGCCAAGATCCATAGTAAAGGCCCCGATCTAGTGGTACATTTTGAATTGATCGATCGATGAAATCCATAATTCGAGACCATAAAAGAGGTATAAACGGTACTGCAAGAAAAAATGCTACAAGAGTATAACGATAGTAAGGCTTGAGTGAAGCTAATCCTACAAGTAAGCCTATAGCCACAATAAGTGAGAATAACGTGATCGTCCAGTATAAAGCCAAAATAGGTTTTTTAAGATACCTATTTGCTAAATTCTTACCCAGCGAGAAAAGGTTATTTAACGTCCAATACAATACCAGTCCTGATGGGGAATTATAGAGCAGAACTAGAAATATTCCTGCCATAACAATAAGTTGCATTCGTTCCCGAAGTGGCGCCCCTCGAGTATAGACCAGTGATGACAATATATTAATTATTGTCATAATAATTGGCAACAAATTAAAACCCAATAGACCATCAGGTTCACCTAAATTAGCTAAAAATAAAAACGAATATCCTTGCAAAGACTTTGTATGACTAAGAAATTCATAGGCACCGATAAAGAAAGGTATCTGTAATAAAAGTCCTGTACTAGCCTTAAGTGCATTAAAAGGTGAATAACCCATCTGACGATAATAAGTGTTCACCATCATCTGACGTTCATCACCTTTGAACACGGCTTTGATATCCGCAAGTTTCTTTTTCATCCGATCACGTATCTGACGATCTTCCTGTTGCCACCGATCTGCCACTTTATATATGGGAAGTAATATCGTATTGATTATCAAACTAATAAATACTATTGAGATACCTGGTTTATAATCAAAAACAACCTGAAAAACAACAAAAAGAATTTCCACAATAGCTCGTATAGGCCAAATCACCAGTGTATGTAACATCATCCAAATACTCATCGACAGTCCTTTTTCACATTAAGATAACTAAATATCTATATATAATAGATATTTTACTACATGTTTTCGTAAATTAAATTCTTTCTTTTTACATACCCTTTAAATACAAATCGAATTGATCATAATCATAAAATGTTAACAGAAACAACAGGTCTATAGGGATTTAAATATCCCTTTTCATTAGTAAACATACACAGATTTAAAATATATCTAATACAAATTTGCCAATATGATAAGATTAACCAAGAAACTACTTTAATTATGATAATATACTGGCTTGCATATCTAGATCCAATTCTAAGTGCTCAAAACTAAAGCCTTCCTTGAACAATTGCAGACAGGCATTGACCACATCGGGGTCATATAAAGTACCTGCATACTCCTTTATTTCAAACAGGGCCTGCTCAATTCCTCGGGACGGCCGGTATGGACGATGGGAAGAGATGGCATCCACCACATCGGCCACGCAGATGATGCGTCCTTCTAAACTGATTGCATCGGCTTTAAGACCCGCGGGATATCCAGAGCCATCAAATTTTTCATGATGCTCAAGCACATATTGGGCAATTGGATAGGAAAATTGAATATTCCTGAGAATGTTGTAAGATTCTACCGGATGCTGACGGATGAGACTCATTTCAATTTCTGAAAGTTTTCCCGGTTTTGCGAGCAGTTCGGTAGGAACTGCAATTTTCCCCACATCATGGAGCAGAGCAGCGATTTTAACAGCTGTTATTCGGTCTTCCCGAAGACCTAATTTCCTTCCAATCTCACTGGCTAACAAGGATACCCGCTGCTGATGACCTGCCGTATAGGGATCCCGTATTTCTACCGATCTGACCAATGACAGAATAATACCATCGGTTAAGAGTTGCAGCTGGTTATTTTTTTGGCGCAGTTCGTCCTCATTAAGCTTCCGCTCTATGGCCATAGCTATTTGAGAAGAAACAAAGTTCAGAATTTTCCGGTCCTCTTCTCCATACTCCTTATCATGCTGATAATGATGGGTAACCAGGGCTCCAATCGTAAGACCTTCACCATTCATAAGGGGCACCCCAAGCCATTGCAGCGGCAAACAGTCAGGACGGGGTAAATCTTTACTATCCAATATTTTCTGCAATTCAGTATGGTTCAGAAGGATAGCTTTTCCTTTTTGTAAAAGATAATCCACTAGACCAGTATGAAAAGCCCGTTCTATGGCTTCATCAGCTGTGGTTGTTGTATCTGAAACCTGATAATAGGGACACTCAAGGTATCCTGTAGAAGTATCCCGCAACATAATGATTAAATTGTCGATAGAAACGAGTTTGCTTAAGATTCTGTGCACAATGGAAAATAAACTGGCAACATCTTTAGCAAAATATGCGGCTTCAGAAATACTGTACAGGGCCCGCTGTAACTGTTCTCCCCGTTTCCGCTCTGTTATATCGTATGAGAAGATTGCAATCTCTTCAACCTGCCCTGCATCATTAAAGATAGGGTACCCCGAGTTATAATACACCCGTCCATTCTGTTCAAATTCAATGCGACGAGGTTTACCCTGCACACATATTTCATCAATAAAAAAGTGTTGTTCTTCCCGAATTATTGGGTCTGAAAAATCGGTGTAATGATGACCAATCAGATGTTCTAGTTTATCTTGGTATCTTTCAGAGAGGGCACGGTTGCCCGATTTAATGGTGCCCTGCCGATCTAAAAGCAATACCGCATCGTCAGCGGCATT harbors:
- the yidC gene encoding YidC/Oxa1 family membrane protein insertase, whose amino-acid sequence is MSIWMMLHTLVIWPIRAIVEILFVVFQVVFDYKPGISIVFISLIINTILLPIYKVADRWQQEDRQIRDRMKKKLADIKAVFKGDERQMMVNTYYRQMGYSPFNALKASTGLLLQIPFFIGAYEFLSHTKSLQGYSFLFLANLGEPDGLLGFNLLPIIMTIINILSSLVYTRGAPLRERMQLIVMAGIFLVLLYNSPSGLVLYWTLNNLFSLGKNLANRYLKKPILALYWTITLFSLIVAIGLLVGLASLKPYYRYTLVAFFLAVPFIPLLWSRIMDFIDRSIQNVPLDRGLYYGSWLILFVLIGLFIPAQTIASSPTEFENPWSFILRTALQGFSACILLPGFIWSFSDSRHKRVLSVLSAFSAILALISFFILSGNYGTMTRGFVFDNPHLLKTNFPLWVTILAVVITIVLCIFLLNYKKLRFFKIFLGAASIAVLLSTSVELFAMNQDLHEVSQTTSSIKTNQETIFHIARDKNNTFIIFLDRAIGVAFNHALALLPDTISEFEGFVWYPKTISFGDCTILGVPSIFGGYDYTPWNINKRTEKPLVDKINESLTLLPRLYSDLGWRVAITDPSLAGLKWVPDISIFNGIPNVTARNIKGLYAKRFLEEHAYPPEPITETFDYDILFRFSLFRVVPPALRYMIYYNGGWWRDGRSNSFERSLAVFPNLYYLKDLCAIDNGPPSLNIFMNESTHEYGAFTTDYMPSRDPVLYGKADLERFGSQGDAAYAYAFLASIRALGNWIRYLKAEGVYDNSLIIIVADHGGRFHNTLFEIPSLERYNPLFLVKERGARGTLRMSDEFMTIAEVPFILSKIDPIDSKNPFTGNNLHRYTHEPLRIYEAPGSQNRHGPIGFTLTSSRAYLGGDIYSARSWGNIEK
- a CDS encoding CDP-glycerol glycerophosphotransferase family protein, producing MIRLTYLCVLFLLVISPVFGYIDPGTGSMLFSFLTGLAVTLYFFLKNCLLRLKNLSIRTNKAIIGEKPTFVFYSEGGRYWNVFKPIVEEFHRRGITCSYFTSDLADPGLQFQSNYIQVRFIGEGNKAYHTLNFLEADICITTTPGLDVLQFKRSPGVKHYIHILHAVTDATLYRLFGLDYYDSVFLTGPYQIKDLRTLERLRGTKPKRLEVVGCTYLDELALIAKSIVASPPLETTTKTVLVAPSWGENGMLRRFGMKLLRPLAESGYHVIIRPHPQSFISELPTINKLKKELAHYSSVEWNEDRENIYVLSRADILISDFSGVIFDYLFLFGRPVVYADFNFDLRPYDAADVDLEPWTFRTLRAIAHPLKEEEFFKIGSYLNSLEENKDRNLALAKAREEAYANPGFAGVYATDQLLKIHSEL
- a CDS encoding HD domain-containing phosphohydrolase, which codes for MMVDFIPAPAYVKSREGTYIGCNQVFLNLLKRTKDDIIGKNDYDLFPRSIADTLLHLDSELLKKGTNQQANIRLVSADGTFIWVKLQHHLQKLEETGEPCIVAVVVDFTEEIKQEQRRSETLVTAAAAEMAIQTIEGMLDPVIILNEQGMVERVNKGYIDVVGPAKEIIGKQVSCLFQDIDEHNTAHLLVRCKQEGRIRNLEARLIAQEGKILPVLVNISRLKDSQQAINGFVVAIRDVSSLVAASEQLREKQRKLDALLNAADDAVLLLDRQGTIKSGNRALSERYQDKLEHLIGHHYTDFSDPIIREEQHFFIDEICVQGKPRRIEFEQNGRVYYNSGYPIFNDAGQVEEIAIFSYDITERKRGEQLQRALYSISEAAYFAKDVASLFSIVHRILSKLVSIDNLIIMLRDTSTGYLECPYYQVSDTTTTADEAIERAFHTGLVDYLLQKGKAILLNHTELQKILDSKDLPRPDCLPLQWLGVPLMNGEGLTIGALVTHHYQHDKEYGEEDRKILNFVSSQIAMAIERKLNEDELRQKNNQLQLLTDGIILSLVRSVEIRDPYTAGHQQRVSLLASEIGRKLGLREDRITAVKIAALLHDVGKIAVPTELLAKPGKLSEIEMSLIRQHPVESYNILRNIQFSYPIAQYVLEHHEKFDGSGYPAGLKADAISLEGRIICVADVVDAISSHRPYRPSRGIEQALFEIKEYAGTLYDPDVVNACLQLFKEGFSFEHLELDLDMQASILS